The window CGACGAGCGGGAATTCGGCTTCGCGACGCGCGCTCTCCACGCCGGCACTCCTCCGGACCCGGCAACCGGCTCGCGCGTCGTGCCGATCTATCAAACGGCCGCGTACGTCTTCGGCTCGACCGAGCAGGCGGCGGAGCTCTTCGCGCTGCGCGGCTACGGGCATATCTATAGCCGCATCAGCAACCCAACCGTCGCCGCGTTCGAGGAGCGCATGGCGAGCCTCGAACGGGGCCTCGGCGCGATCGCATTCTCGAGCGGTTTGGCCGCACAGCTTTGCACCGTGCTCTCGCTCGCGCAGGCCGGCGACCACATCGTCTGCACGCAGAACGTTTACGGCGGAACCGTGACCCAGCTCACGGTCACGATCAAGCGCATGGGGATCGAGACGACGTTCGTTCCCGTCGACGATATTGCGGCGATGCGCGACGCCATTCGTTCGGAGACGAAGCTTCTTTTTGTCGAGACGATCGGCAACCCGTCGGGCACGGTCGCGAACCTGCGGGCCGCCGCCGAGCTCGCGCACGCCGCGGGCATACCGCTGGTCGTAGATAACACGTTCGCGACACCGTACTTCTGCCGTCCGATCGAGCAGGGCGCCGACGTCGTCGTCCACTCGGCGACGAAATTCATCAACGGCCACGGAACGTCGATCGGCGGCGTGCTCGTCGAGTCGGGGAAATTCCCCTGGTCGAACGGCCGGTTTCCGCTCCTCTCCGAGCCGAGCCCCGGCTACCATCAGAAGGTATTCACGGAGACGTTCGGCGAGTACGCCTTTCTCATGCGGGCGCGAGCCGAGGTTCTGCGCGACGTCGGCGCGGCGATGGCGCCGTTCGATGCGTGGCTGCTCCTGCTCGGACTCGAGACGCTCCCGCTCCGCATGGAGCGCCACGTCGCGAACGCTCGCGAGGTCGTGGCGTTTCTGAAGGCGCGCCCCGAGATCGCGTGGGTGCGCGAGCCGCAGATGGGATCGATCTTCACGATCGGCCTGCGCTCCGGACGCGAAGGCGCGCGACGCTTCATCGACGCGCTCGAGCTCTGGAGCCACCTCGCCAACGTCGGCGACTCGAAGAGTCTCGTGATTCATCCCGCATCCACGACGCACTCGCAGCTCTCCGACGAGGAGTTGCGGAGAGCCGGCGTCGAGCCGGAGTCCGTCCGCCTATCGGTCGGCCTCGAAGACGTC is drawn from Candidatus Binatia bacterium and contains these coding sequences:
- a CDS encoding O-acetylhomoserine aminocarboxypropyltransferase/cysteine synthase family protein, producing MNDEREFGFATRALHAGTPPDPATGSRVVPIYQTAAYVFGSTEQAAELFALRGYGHIYSRISNPTVAAFEERMASLERGLGAIAFSSGLAAQLCTVLSLAQAGDHIVCTQNVYGGTVTQLTVTIKRMGIETTFVPVDDIAAMRDAIRSETKLLFVETIGNPSGTVANLRAAAELAHAAGIPLVVDNTFATPYFCRPIEQGADVVVHSATKFINGHGTSIGGVLVESGKFPWSNGRFPLLSEPSPGYHQKVFTETFGEYAFLMRARAEVLRDVGAAMAPFDAWLLLLGLETLPLRMERHVANAREVVAFLKARPEIAWVREPQMGSIFTIGLRSGREGARRFIDALELWSHLANVGDSKSLVIHPASTTHSQLSDEELRRAGVEPESVRLSVGLEDVADLLWDLGNALDAAGAG